The genomic stretch CTTCGGTTCACCATGGCCCCGAGGTCGTAGCCCGTCGTGCACAATCGGCGGAGTTGTTGACGGCGTCACCGTCGGCAGTCGCCGAACGAGCGAGTTGGCTTTCCGCAATATAAGTTGTCAAACCCTTAGCGTTTCTGCTACACAATCGAAAGCATTGATGTGTCGTTTCTGGTTTCTCAACCAAATGAGGTGAGGAATGCGTTTGATAGCAACTCTCGGACTTGTCGTTTCGTTTTGTTTCTCGATACAAGCAGAGGATTCGCCAACCGTAACGGACGTCAACAAACAGTTACTGACGATCGAATTGGAAAGCTACTTAAACGCTTACAAGAACGCTTCGGCGAACATTCGCGAGCTTGAGACAAAACTTGCTCAGACCAACACCGCCGAATCGAGAGCAACATTAGAAGCGAATCGTGACAGCCTACGCGTGCATCTTGACGCGTTGGCAGTTCGTGCAAACGAAACCGCGATACGGATCGGTAAAACGCAGACGGGGACCAGCAAAAAAAAGACTCTACCAGATGGCACACGGGTCTATCTTCGAAACCGACTGAAATCGACCGGTCGCGATTTAGATGTTGCGATTAAGGGCCGGGGTTTCTTTCAGGCAGTCGATCCAAACACAAATGCGAAGGTTTATGCACGCGTCGGCGGTCTCGACATCGACGCCAATGGCTACTTGGTGTTGGGTTCTGCCAGATCTGGCCTCCTAATCACGCCATCGATCCAGCTCCCTGCGGATACGATTGCCATCGTAGTTTCGCCAAGTGGAGAAACGTGGTGCAGACAACCTGGCGAGACGGAATTGCGGCTGTTGGGTCAGATGGAATTGTCGCAGTTCGCTAATCCTGGCGGCTTGCAGGAGATCGATGAGAATCTGTTTTCGGAAACCGAGGCGTCCGGAACTGCGAGTGTGACGAGGCCGGGCCAAGATGGCGCCGGAATTATTCGTCAAGGATGCATTGAGGAATCCGATAGCACACGGGTCCGTGAATTAATCGAACAATTGGTCGATTTGCTCACCGCTGATCATTCTACAGAGTCCTTGCGACCACGCTGACAGTGACAGTGCCAACAACAAATCGTCCATTTGCCCCCTGGGCGATGAAACCGGTAACGGCAAGAAACTTCTCATTCTCGCCGCGTCGGTGAACTCATTCGCATACTGGACTTTAGCCACGTCTACCAAGGCCCGGTTGGAACTCAAATTCTTGCGGACTACGGCGCAGACGTCATCAAGGTCGAGCGTCCCGGCAACGGGGACTGGAGTCGATCGTGGGGACCGTTTTCAAAAGACGTCTCAATGCCCTTTGCCAACTTGAACCGAAACAAGCGTTCAATCACCGTCGACATGAAGCATGGCGAGGGCAAAGGGGTGTAACCGGCGTTGCGCCGGTCAACATGCGAGCTTTGGTGGAGTGTAGTGCTGAATCAGGTTTCGATTTGGGTGAGCTTGATCGATTTCGTATTGCATATGCCAGTCGATGAAGGTTCGCCAGTGGTCGCTTTGAAAGGCCGCTCTTACGTTCAGCATTGAGCGAGCACCTTCGAGCGTCCAACGCATCCCGCTACGTTCCATTCGATCTTTAACAAGATGACGACATGCACCCTCGATGACACCCGAAGCGATCGGGTAGCCACGACGAAGATACTCGTCGTACCGCATTCGATCCGAGTTCTTCTCAAGATAACCACAGATTCCTTGCAGCGACCTCAATCGCTCACCGCGAAGCCCCCGCCGAGTTCCCAGCATTCGCAAGCCCTGGATCACTCCGGCTACCTCGCCACGAAGGATTCTCAACAATCTTTCACGAGTAAACGCTCGTTTGGCGGTATCGTCCTTTTCAAACAAACTTGCCGCCTCCCAGACGTAGGACAATGCGTGCAAGATATCCAAGATCGGAATCGTGCGGGTACCGAAGTGGAAATACATTTTGAACGTATTCCAGAGGCTTTCTTGGCCATCCATCAAGGCAATCAGAACCTGACCAGGACGGCGGCGGGCCAGCACCTGTCCGGCGATCCAAGCCATTCCGACATGTATGCCACTGATCGCAAGTTTGCCTCCATCGCCGTCGTCGGCAAGCTCCGGAAAGTGTGCCGTTGTGTTTTTGTTTTTCGGCGTGGGGCGTGGTTTTTTGATCGCGTCCTCGTCGGGTTCATCGCGAAACAATGCCGCCGTAATGTCTTCGGCAGTGCGGATGTGTGGATCGACCGAATAGACGCTCGCGACAGTCGCCATGCGCCGATTACCTGGGTTGGTCTTGGCCGATTCAAAGGCGGCGACTTTCTGGCTGTCGTTCTTGACCAACGGAACTCCCTTGCAATCGCCCGTGGCGACCANCAGTTTTCCTTCGCTTCCCTCGACTGGCAGCGGAAGNTCACCAAGAAATTCGCCGGCGTTGCGTCCCATGTTTCCGTTGATTCGCTCGGCTGTATCGACGCTGAAGTGGTTGCCGAGAATCNTGCCNAGGTTTTGCATCGCNTGGTCGTAAGCTTGATCAACGCCAAGCATCTGGGAGAACTCTTGCAGCAGAAACGACCAGCGGGCAGTGGGCAACGACAGACGGGCACTGATCGGACGCAGATCGATCGGTTTGTTCTTGCCCGTCGCATAGGTGGATTGTTCGAAGGAATGCTCGCCGAAAATGGATCGCAGTTTGGTGATCGATTTGGTTTGGCTACGTTTAATGATCTTGCCGTCGGTGGTATCGATCTGCTCACCAAGATCGCCGTCACCTTGGAGAGAAAGCAGCAGTTCCAGGGCTTGGTAGCCCAATTGAAGCACGCTGAGCAACACTTTTCTTTCCACGCTATCAAAGCTGTCTGCCGATGCCGCAGCCGATTGCACGGTGGTTTTGAGCTCTTCAACAATCGAGTTCATGTTAGCTTGGATCTGTTCGGGGTTGCATTGTTGAACCGAATCGGCGATTTTCATCGTGGCGGCCTCCTTGCCTTTGTGAAACGGATAGTGAGATACCCGAATCATGGCAGGTTGGCCGCTTTTTGTTTACATCAATCCCATCTGCCGCTCGAACGAACCGGCGGACCGCCGGTTACGCCCCCCAACCAAAAAGAACACTGACTATGCGAACAACCACGACGAACAGACGACAAGCCAGGCCACCGGTCCGCCACGTTTTTCCGCCGCGATACGATCAGAATCTCAATGAACGGTCGCTTGATTGAGGACTAGTCACCCTCATCGTAATGGACGAGTATTGAAATCAGACGCAACCCTACATTCTAAAGAAGAGCCAATCATGACGTATCCGAGAACCTTTTCCCACATCGGCATTTCCGTCACTGACCTCGACCAGGCAGTCGACTTTTACACGAAAACACTGGGATGGTACGTCATCATGCCGCCCACGGAAATCGTATCGGATGACTCGGCGATTGGAGTCATGTGCGATGATGTCTTCGGAGACGGCTGGGAGCGATTCCGAATTGCTCACCTAGCAACGGGCGACCGAGTTGGCGTCGAGTTGTTCGAATTTAAAAAGGCCGAAAAGCCAGCGAACAACTTTGAATACTGGAAGACAGGCGTGTTTCACTTCTGCGTACAGGACCCTGACGTAGAGGGTCTGGCAAAAAAAATCGTTGCGAACGGTGGCAAGCAACGGATGCCAGTTCGCGAGTACTATCCCAACGAAAAACCTTACCGGATGGTCTACTGCGAGGACCCTTTCGGAAATCTTATCGAGATCTATTCACATAGCTATGAACTGACGTATTCAGCCGGTGCCTACCAATCCGATTCCGATTGAGGGGAGATGAGCGTCTGCGAATCAAGAGCGTTGACTTCAATGGAAGATCCGCTGGGATCGGTCTGATGATTTCAGTGGCAACGAAGTGGATTGGCGGAAATAGAACAAGTCGCCCGAGACGGGGACTTATGGGTACTACGAAGCCCGAATCAAAGGGGCTCCGCTATTTCCCGGCGTGTGCCCATCGTTTTGGCCTCCGCCCGCCCTATTCCACATACACGGTGAAGGGATTCGTTCCCTCCGATGTTGAAGCCAACGATAAACTCCCGACCAGCATGGAAGTTGACTATGTCCGTATCTGGGAACGAGTGAAATGATGCTTGTGTCGCTGAAGGCTTGCGCGATCGCTACGCCAGCTATCGCTTTTGCAGGAATCCGCCCGGCGAGGTAGTTAGCGTACAGTGGACGCGTCACACTGGCCGTAAGCTCAGAAACGCACGCGAGATTGCCTGAGTAGAATTATGACGAACATAGAGGAAGGGATATTTCCGCCACGTCCCCGACCAAGACCGAGAAGTTCTGCGTGGATTTGATTCCCAGAACGTTACGGCCCAGTTGTGATCGCGTTGCCTTACCAACAGGGAGAGATTCTCTTATCAACCCTTGCTCAGCAAAAAGATGCCGTCGCACGGACCCGTGAGTTGCTCAGTCTGTTCTTGAGCAACCATGGCATAACCGTCCCCTATCCGGAGAAACACGCCTGCCCGGATACGATCGATCGCCCACAGATTCTTCAAAGGAAGCAAATAAAACAAGAATTTCGCGTTAGATTCTGCGGGCGTCGGTAGCGAACCGATGAGGAGCAAGAATGGCAACAGATTCCGATCGGCAAAACGATGGACGGGCCCGCTAGGGTCTGCATGGGAGCTACGGGCCGTGACTGTCACGGCGCAGCCCCAGCAGTAGTAGGGCATCTTGTCAAGAAAAGGAGGCAGAAAATGAAAAAACGAGTGATTCATTGCTGCAAGATCTTCACGCTGCTGTTGGGAACTCTTGCGCAGGCGGCAATCATTGTCGATTTTACGCATCAGGATGGAACGCATGTTATCCGCGCCGCAGATGTATATTCCCTGAGCGGAGATACCTGGGCACCCATTTGTGCGGATGATTATTCGATAGCCACGTATGCACCCCGAATCTTTTCGGATATTTGGGCGGTCGGGATCTATCTCAAGCAGACATCGGCTAGCCAGACCATTCTTCAGCTCACCGATTTTCAGGTGTCGGCGACCACGACGAACAATCCATTGGTCGATATCGATTTTGCGAATATATTTTCCAACGGATGTGTGCTGCAGCGGGGCCAGACTGTTCCGATCTGGGGCACTGCGACCCCAGGCGATACGATCACGGTGGAAATGAATGGCCAGTCGCAACAGGGCATTGCCGATGGGCAGGGCAACTGGCGCATCGCGCTGGATCCGGAAACGGCAGGCGGTCCCTATACGCTGGGCGCCACGGGAAGCGTTAGCGGTCCGGCTGAACTGACGTTGGTCTACTTTGGGGATGTGTGGATTTTGACGGGGCAGTCCAATATGTATCAGACTCTAGGAGGGCAGGTCAGGAATTTTCCGGATGACTATCCGGCAGTGCCAGACAACAGTGATAATTTTGATGACATGCGTTTTGCGATTGTGGACATCGTTACGGCGAACACGGCGGCGGACGATGTGACCATGGAGCGTTCTTGGACCCGCTGGCAGAAAAGTGCGCTGGGATCCATGTCGACCGTGGGCTATTTCTTTGCGCGCGCCCTCAACGAACAGATGGACGCCAACGGCATGGCGGATGTGCCGCTCGGCTTCATCAAAGTGTGCAAGGGCGGTACGTCGATTGAAGAGTGGATTGCCGAGGATAAATGGAGGGCCGCCAAAACGGCTAACCCGGGACTGGTCGTCGCGTCCGATGCCAGCGGCTACTACAACGGTATGATGGCGCCGATTCAGGATTATGCGATCAAGGGCGCAATCTGGTATCAGGGCGAGGCGCACACCGCGTCCCTGACCCGAATCGAACAATATCCGATTCTGAAGCAGACGCTGGTGGAGGCCTGGCGCGAGCAGTGGAATAATCCAGACATGCCGTTCTATTTTGTGCAGCTCGCGCCCTATAAAGCTTATACACCGCTGCCGGCGGATGAGTTGTGGGCCTGGATGCGTGAGAGCCAGGAATCATGCCAGTCTATCTCCAATACCGCCATGGCGTGCATCATTGATGGTGGACATCAGTGCGAGATTCATCCCCCCTTCAAGGACCGAGTGGGAGAGCGTCTGGCGCGCCTTGCACTGGATCAGACTTATGGTATTTCGACAGTTCACCGTGGCCCGACGTTGCAGGCTATGTCCATTAGCGGTTCAGTCGCCACGCTTACGTTCCATAACGTGGCATCCGGTCTCGAAACACGGGCGAACGATTCGCAGCCGGACGCAGATGAAATCGCGGAGGGTTATCTTCCTGTATCCGTTTCCGCGAACGAGTTGGCTGGATTCTTCCTCTGCGGCGCAGATAAGCGGTTTTATCCAGCGTTGGAGGCAACCATCACGGCTTCCAACCAGGTGCGCATTTCCAATCCGTCCGACGTCCCATCGCCGGTCGCGGTGCGCTATGCCTTTCAGAATTATCCGCGTTGCAATCTCTTCAACAGCGAAGGGCTTCCCGCCGAACCGTTCCGTACGGATGACTATGACTTTGGCGAAGCGCAGACAGAAACCAATGGGCACCGTTCTGAAAATACGAAACCTTCTCGCAGGAGGAGCTGAGTGAAATTCTGACCGATCCGGAGCGGACAGCGATAACGACGGCACGAGCCAATTTCAGAAATACGCCCTCGGCGGAAATCCGTTGGTGCATGTGCGGCGGGCGTCCTGCCGACGCACGATCTGGCGGCTGCCCATATGCATTACTGTCACAACGAGCGCAACGATATCGGCGTTTTGGAACCTATACGACTACGAATTGAACAGGAATGCGACAGTGGAGACGCGTCTTGGTTTTTGATGAATGTCGAAGCGAATAAACGAGGACAAAATGATAAACCGAAGAAACATACTTTTTATCCATGTGGATCAGATGCACTGGCAGGCGATGTCGGCATATGGCAACGCGCATGTAAAAACACCGGCGATGGATCGCATCGCCGCGGACGGGGTTTCGTTCCGTGCGAGCTATTCGGCCAATCCGGTTTGTTGTCCGGCCCGAACGTGCTGGTACACCGGTCGTATGTCAAGCGAACACGGCACGGCCCATAATGGCACCGAGCATCAACTGAGGGATGAACTTCCGGACCTTGGGGAGTGGCTGCGTGATAACGGCG from Novipirellula artificiosorum encodes the following:
- a CDS encoding flagellar basal-body rod protein FlgG, translating into MRLIATLGLVVSFCFSIQAEDSPTVTDVNKQLLTIELESYLNAYKNASANIRELETKLAQTNTAESRATLEANRDSLRVHLDALAVRANETAIRIGKTQTGTSKKKTLPDGTRVYLRNRLKSTGRDLDVAIKGRGFFQAVDPNTNAKVYARVGGLDIDANGYLVLGSARSGLLITPSIQLPADTIAIVVSPSGETWCRQPGETELRLLGQMELSQFANPGGLQEIDENLFSETEASGTASVTRPGQDGAGIIRQGCIEESDSTRVRELIEQLVDLLTADHSTESLRPR
- a CDS encoding CoA transferase: MDFSHVYQGPVGTQILADYGADVIKVERPGNGDWSRSWGPFSKDVSMPFANLNRNKRSITVDMKHGEGKGV
- a CDS encoding ISKra4 family transposase: MIRVSHYPFHKGKEAATMKIADSVQQCNPEQIQANMNSIVEELKTTVQSAAASADSFDSVERKVLLSVLQLGYQALELLLSLQGDGDLGEQIDTTDGKIIKRSQTKSITKLRSIFGEHSFEQSTYATGKNKPIDLRPISARLSLPTARWSFLLQEFSQMLGVDQAYDXAMQNLGXILGNHFSVDTAERINGNMGRNAGEFLGXLPLPVEGSEGKLXVATGDCKGVPLVKNDSQKVAAFESAKTNPGNRRMATVASVYSVDPHIRTAEDITAALFRDEPDEDAIKKPRPTPKNKNTTAHFPELADDGDGGKLAISGIHVGMAWIAGQVLARRRPGQVLIALMDGQESLWNTFKMYFHFGTRTIPILDILHALSYVWEAASLFEKDDTAKRAFTRERLLRILRGEVAGVIQGLRMLGTRRGLRGERLRSLQGICGYLEKNSDRMRYDEYLRRGYPIASGVIEGACRHLVKDRMERSGMRWTLEGARSMLNVRAAFQSDHWRTFIDWHMQYEIDQAHPNRNLIQHYTPPKLAC
- a CDS encoding lactoylglutathione lyase family protein; translated protein: MTYPRTFSHIGISVTDLDQAVDFYTKTLGWYVIMPPTEIVSDDSAIGVMCDDVFGDGWERFRIAHLATGDRVGVELFEFKKAEKPANNFEYWKTGVFHFCVQDPDVEGLAKKIVANGGKQRMPVREYYPNEKPYRMVYCEDPFGNLIEIYSHSYELTYSAGAYQSDSD
- a CDS encoding sialate O-acetylesterase, which codes for MKKRVIHCCKIFTLLLGTLAQAAIIVDFTHQDGTHVIRAADVYSLSGDTWAPICADDYSIATYAPRIFSDIWAVGIYLKQTSASQTILQLTDFQVSATTTNNPLVDIDFANIFSNGCVLQRGQTVPIWGTATPGDTITVEMNGQSQQGIADGQGNWRIALDPETAGGPYTLGATGSVSGPAELTLVYFGDVWILTGQSNMYQTLGGQVRNFPDDYPAVPDNSDNFDDMRFAIVDIVTANTAADDVTMERSWTRWQKSALGSMSTVGYFFARALNEQMDANGMADVPLGFIKVCKGGTSIEEWIAEDKWRAAKTANPGLVVASDASGYYNGMMAPIQDYAIKGAIWYQGEAHTASLTRIEQYPILKQTLVEAWREQWNNPDMPFYFVQLAPYKAYTPLPADELWAWMRESQESCQSISNTAMACIIDGGHQCEIHPPFKDRVGERLARLALDQTYGISTVHRGPTLQAMSISGSVATLTFHNVASGLETRANDSQPDADEIAEGYLPVSVSANELAGFFLCGADKRFYPALEATITASNQVRISNPSDVPSPVAVRYAFQNYPRCNLFNSEGLPAEPFRTDDYDFGEAQTETNGHRSENTKPSRRRS